In the genome of Eschrichtius robustus isolate mEscRob2 chromosome 2, mEscRob2.pri, whole genome shotgun sequence, the window tgtgtgtgtgtgtgtgtgcaggactGCACGCATGCATGAGTAGTTGAGAATTAGTCATATCTTGGAAAAATCTTTTCATAGCCGTTGCTCATAAAAATATTGCTTGATATTAACCATTATCACAGAAAGAAAGCTATCCCCTTCATCCTAGGTAAAGAAATTGAGACCTCGGATTAGGGGATTCTCCCAAAGGCACACCGTGAGGACCCGGGTTCCCTCTGGTTAGATATTACATACTTCCACCTCTaccttcagatttttaaaaccaATTCCTTAAGATAGGCCGTCTCTGCTCCACTGGGGTTTGTGTTACACCAGGACCCTCAGTTTGGGAAGAGGCTCATGGCCTTTGTCACTCAACCCCTCCTCCAGTTTTCATTGTGTAAAAATGCACAAGGCAGATTTACCGTAGACGGACACCCCTGCCCTGAATTCTGGGTATTTCATCATCACGTGATGGACAGCAACTCCACCCCAGCAGAATCCCACGACGCCAATTTTCTTGGCATGACAACGTTGTTTCAGATACTTCAAGACCGCGTCAACTTCtctagaatgaaagaaaagttattcaaggggaattccctggcggtccagtggttaggactccgcactttcactgccggagcccgggttcaatccctggtgggggaactaagatccagtaAGCttcgtggcacagccaaaaaaaaaaaaaaaaaaagaggtagttTGTGGCCCCTTGAAAGTGCACTAGGCAGCAAGCACCAGTGGTAACAGGGCTTTCTCAGCAGCTGTTTCTTGAGGTTCTGAGATTCCTACTTTCAGAGCTCCGTCCTCACCACCTCCTGCCCAGGTGACGAGTAACAAGTGACATCTCTCCCCGGCAAGTCTCCCTGCCAAGCCCAGCCTCTTCCAACCACCTGACAGGGCGGCACAAGTCAGACCATCTTGAGCAACAGCCTTCCACAGCCTCAGGATAGATCAAGGCCCAAGGCCACAGCACGGCTCTAGGGCTTCATCCCAAGATCCGGCCCCAGGGAGCTCCTCCATCTCCTCTCTCTCAACAGGGACCAGCCTCAACCAGGAGGCAGCTCCTCAGCTCTGTCTGACTCAGCACATTCCATCCCCCTGCCCAACACCCTAACTCTGCATCGCCTGTTTCCTCCCATGCCCAAAGAGCACAACAGCATTTGGAAAGCCACCAGGAAGAGGCAAGCCCGAGGAGACGGGGAACAGTGGCTCTGGCCTTGCAAATGGTTCATTTGCAAATTGGTTGTCTGGAACTCATACAGCTTCTGCAACTAGAAGCACGATGCCAAAATGGAGGTAGTGCTGCAAGGCCGGCCCGGAAAGTTCTGCTGGATCTGATAAGGAAGAAATGCTGTCTGTTtgcaattaaggaaaaaaaaaaaaaaaggagaaagcaatTCTATTGCacgttctttttcttttaatcgtAAGATATCTTTGAACACATTTAAACATATGTATCATACCATTCTGTGTGCACGTAGTTATTTTCATAGTGTTAGAAGAGCTGTAATTAAGTAATTCTGCAAAATAAAATGGAGTAAGGAATAGTTTTTGTCATTCtggtttttcagtttttctcgAATGCTTTGATCTTAAGAATAACCGCCTTAATTGGAGGGGACAAGAAGGAAGAGGGCATTTCTATAAACGTTCTTTAACTGACTCGAGTGAACCTATCTTGGCTTTTGTTGCTGAGTATATTCCCCACTTTCCTGGGAACACCAGAACTTAGCTTTGGATGAACCTCCCTTCCCCATGCTCGGTCCATATATTTTGGGGGGCTCAGTTCCAGGAGGGGAGTATGTGGCTCTGGCCTGGCCAATCACAGCATAGCAATCTCTAGCCACAACGATTGGCTTAAGGATGGACTTGTGACCCAGTCATAACCATCAGGACAAAAAGAGAATTTTGCTGGGTTGCTGGGAAAGGAGCCAATGGGAGGCTGGAGCTGCTGCAGCCATCTTGCCACCCAGAGGCAAATGCTGCCTGACAATGGAGCCAGCATCAGACAAGGGTGCTGCGGGATGTTGGGAGGTCGAATCCTGGGGATACCTTCTGAGCTATAGACCAACCTCAGCTTGAAGCCAGAAATTACCTCTTTTCAGTACTATAAGCCAATAAATTCCATGACTGCTTAAGCAGTAAGCATTCAAGATGGGTTTTCTTTCAAACAAAAGATACTTGACTAGACACAAGGACTTCAGTCTAATTTCCAAGTTAGTGTCTCCATTTTATGTCtcattttgatttaaaatgtgtggCTCTCCTTATCCCCTGTGGAGAGGTACCTCTGGGCTGCTCTAATGCCCGCCAGAAAGGATCACCCTGATTTGTGCTCATAAATAGAAAGCAGCCCCACAAGGCTTTTCCTCAAAATGTCCTAACTATTCCCCTCCACGCAAAGCTGAATTTCATATTCACATCACAGGCTCTCTGGTTCTCTTTGTGTTTCTACTTGTATTTTACTCGTAACTTcttgcttcattttgtttttccaggGCTTGCAGTCTGAGTCCCTGGGAGGGAGGCCTGGAAATGGATCAAGGTGCGTGAAGTTGGGTGTCCAGTAATCTCAGAGCCCACCCCGGGGAAGGGAAGGTAGgaagcagggcagagagagaagctgggCTGTGGTGCGGTCTCCACAAAAGCCTCAACCGGGGAACTTGGAGCTGGGGCGGCCCCCGACTGGGGGTGAAGGAGCCGGGCCTCCACACCCCTGCCGTGAGACTCCCCAGGGTGGGACTTAAGACAAGGCGCTTGGCACCCTAGAGGCCACTCCAAAGAGGGCCGCTGCCCTGGTCTCCCGCCGCCGGCAAGGCCCCGAGGTTCCTACTTGCTGACTGCCTGGCCAGCTGGGAGCCCCCAGGGCAGCCTGCGGCGTCTCCCGGGCCTGAGGGACTGTGCAGAGACCCGAGGGAGACCCCGGCCTGCGCCGCGGAGCACTGCTGCTCCGCACAGGCCCACAGAGAGAGGGTGGCCAGAGCGCAGGGGAGTCTGGCCCCGGGGCGCACGCGGACGCAGGTGAGGCCGAGGAGCCGGGAGCCGCGCTCGGCGGCAGAGGCCCCTGCGGGCCCTGGGCAGAGGTCCGCCCGGGGTCCGCCAGCTCAGGAGCAGGAGGGGCCAGCAGCCCTGGCGTCAGCTCTGGAGGAGCAGAGAGTTCCGGGGACCAAGGGGCCACAGGCAGAGGGCCGTGTTAGCAGCAGCGGCCCCAACCTGAGCTCGGGGGACAGCTTATCAAACACGAGGCTCACGTGCGTGACGGGAGGACGTCCGACGATGGGAGAGGACAGCGTCCGGGAGGGTGCCTGGTCAAGGTGAGTCGGGGGCTAGGGCTGGGGGACCCCTTTGCCCTGGGCTCAGGTTTTCTTGTTCAGGAGGAGCTTGGCACTGGAGAACATCCCTGCCTCTTTCCCCGCTCCATCCTTGTTCCTCCAGACAAAGAAGAGGGGATCTGAGCGGCACTGAGCCCTCCGGTGCTTGCTTCTGGCCTGGGTGGAGCCACTTTAATAAAAGGCTGCAATCCTGGAGGATCCGCCCCTTTTCTTCCCACAGTTCCCTGGACCCTGGCAAGACCGCAGTCCTGGTCTGGTGGGTCTGGTCTAAAGACCCGGTTTCCCCcgaggcggggggtgggagggtgggttttggggggaggggctggcacttggggcctcagtttccaatcAGCGGAGTGGAAGTGGGGCTGACGTGTTCTCTAGTCTCTCTTCTCTGCCTGTTGTTTCAACTGGTTCTGCAACccgaggggaaggagggagtgtTGATCTATGGACCCCTATAGCCCAACTGTCAAGGAAAATGGGACCCCCAGGTACTTCAAGGAAGCTCTCTCAGCATCGGTGCCACGAAGCATTTCCCAGAGAGGAAAGCAAGTGAACTTACTGGCCAGCAGGGTACTTGCTGGTTTCTAACCAACCCTCCGCTTCAAAGACTGTGCTAAACGAAATCGGTTTCCTTTACGCCTCAGGAAGGACTCTGCGAGCCGTGGCCTCTGAGGTCGTACACGGCGGGAGGGCAGGCAGGTGGGTGACCGAGGAAGCCggaccctcctctccctcctgcctcttgcTCCCGGGGCCCTGGGGCGCCACCAAGACAGCCACGCTGGCTGGTAACGTCCTTGGAACTTACTTATCGATCCTTCTGGCATCTCTTGTCTTCAACCACTCCGGGAAGGTAGACCAGTCCCCTGAGGGGTGCCACGGCTCCtgccctacaaagaagtctggaacAATGgttctgtaaaatagggacatTCATCCTTCTTAGTTTCGGAGCTGTTGGGACTCCATATTTGCTTATGTTCATTAAGAACTTGTCACGTTGGCGGTTCTGGACCACAGGAGAAGAAAGGTAGTGGTCACAGGGCCAGCTGTGATCGCAGCAAAGAGGCCAACTGGCTCCAGGCCAGAGCATCTCGGATTTCACAACCGAAGGTGCAGGGCCTCTGGCAGCCGGCTGAGAGCCCAGCCCATCTGAAATGCCGAGGCCTCGGTCGTGCACACTCCCCGCTAGCTGTGACGCCCAGGACAAGGGTTCCCGGGCGGCGAGGGCCTGGGCGGGCGGACACAggctcccctcctgcccctgagGAGTCGCACCTCTCAGCTGGCCTTTCGCATTAGCCTCAGGCCAGAGGGCACACCTGGTGAGCGGCCCAGTCACCATGACCAAGCGATTTCCCAACCTCCGCCCAGGATGCCAACAGGGCACAGTGTCCTGCCCGGAGGGTTTGGTCTCACGCAGGCTCTAAAAGGGGCCGCGGAGCAGACAAGGCAGCTTGCGGGGTCCGTGTCAACCTTCCTTCCGCATCAACCCCAGGGTGGGGTAACGCGGCCCCGGCCAGAGAGCCGGTTCCTGAAGTAAAGGTCACGGCCATGGATGGAGGAACACAGCCTCTCCTGCAGGGGGGTGAAGAACACTGAAATCTGGGTCAGAAGAATCTAAGTTCAGGGCCCAGTACTGCCCCGTCCTGCCCTGAAACCTTAACAAGTCACTTAATCACTTTtagcctctttttcttgatgatctAACAGAGCCATGCACCCTCAGAGGATTATTCTGAAGGCAAAATACTTAGATAAGGGTAAGAGGCTTTGTAAGTCACAGGCATCTTTACTCATTTTTATGTTCTGTCTCCAGCTAATGGACCCACCCAAGACAACAGAAGCCACCGTCCCATCCAGTCTCCTCGCTGCAGCGGGTGACCTGGGGCAACTGAGACCTCTGCCTTCATGCCCCGGTTTCCTGACCATCAAAATGGGAACAGTGACAGCCGCGCCTTGTCGGGGTTGTTGGAAGGATGAAGGGCAATAACCCCGGGAACGCCCTAGTGCCGGATCTGGCGGAGCCAGAAAGCAATCAGGGCTGGCTATTGTTTTATTACTGGTATTGCCCCTGGAAAGTTAAGTTGCCTCATCTACAAGAAGAAATGTGAGGGCATGAAAAAGGGAAAACTCAAGTGGACTTCCTCTTTCCAGTCAACAGGAAATTGCATCACATGGCAGTGGGTGTGCTTCCTTTAAATGGGTTTCTCTTTGTAGGAAAATGAGATAGGTGCACCCCTTTGGTTTTCAGCTcctctttttaagaaaacaaagggaATTGGGGTGCACCACACTTGGGGCTCGCTGAGTGTTACGCTTAGTGAAGCCGGAGTGGAAGGAAtggtccctcctctctctcctccctgctttACTGAAGCTGCTACCAACACCACAGCGGTGAGAAGCAAACAGGTGACAGCATTCACCAGAGGTGGCCATGGTCACACAATGTGACAAAGAGATAGCCTTTGGGAGCTGAGTGAGGTCTCACTCTGCCAGTTCTGGAAGCCAGTCTAATTCAGATCAGGCCACGTAACCATGTGTGCCCTGTGTGTGAAAGCTGACCCCAGGCAGAGATGCTTCAAGGGCCAAGTAATGGATCCATTTCAGAGCTGGCGAGTTCTGCCCCAGGTGTCCTGTACCAGTGTCTGCGCAGGGCCTCACATCGGGAAATAACACTCTCAACGTCCAACACGTCTACAGGGCTAGCCATCCTAGGAGGACCTGAAGCCCAGACATTGGGTTGGGAGCAGTTGGCTTCCACTGGCCACTGACCGTCGTATATGACACTCTCCACTTACCTGCACCCCAGTGAGATAAGAAAATAGATAATGTACATCAGAATATACTCAGggttttttggtttcattttctttgaagggaacaaaatacagaaatttaCATGAAtttaagcaaaaaacaaaaaaaagaagaagtttaTACGTACGTGTATCCATTTCCTGCAATCATGTCCGCCATATACCTGGTATTGGGCAATTGCCAGCCGAATATATCTTGAATGACGATCACAGCTTTGCCAGCGTCAACGGGGGATTTGGTGAGATAAGCCTTGATGTGCTCAACTTGAACTTCATGCCCCAACCCTCCGTACTCTATTCTATGGCCAATGTCACATGGACAAGGACGAGCTTCGTTAGCCATCGGAGATGTTTAAGTCGGGCTACAGAGAGAGACACGTGCATTATGCTCTGAGTAGTGCACATCCAAAGATTATAAACAATGAGTAAACTAAAATCAAGAGTacaggaaaaaattaattttaactatACTTATAGTGTATTCATGCAAGAAATCAATGATAACTTCTGGTTCTGGGTAATGAGATTAAGCTAATAAGAATCCATTCCCATTACAAACAGTAGAAATACCAGAGTGAATGCaaccaacaaataaaaattaaaatggtggAGCTCAGAGGGAAAAGGAAGCAACCCCCATCCCCGGGTGAGAGAGGAAACTGGAGGTCAGGGTCAGGGTGGCAAGAGCAGATGTGAGGGAGCCAGGATGCTGCGGACAGGGCCAGACCCAGAGACAGGCCCTCACCTaaccagtgcttaggactctgtGTCCAGTGAGGCCTTGGGACCCCTTGAGACAGGGATTTGTAACTGAGACTTTCCCACACAAGGTCTGAGCCCTCAAAGGTTCATATTTAgtggagaaaattaaaaacaaacaacacaagaaaaaaggaaaaagaaaaactctgcCAACCAGGTCTAGGAATATGGTAAGGAAgcccaggaaaggaaaaaagaaaccataaaaaataaaataataaaataaaactggaaaataaatgaatgtaaagtcttcagcaacaacaacaaaaaaaccaatccCCCAAATTTGCACCATCCTTTTGAAGTAGGAATACCTAGGCTGAGAAATTGACGGAACAGTGGACCCTGGGCAGTGAAATCCCTGGGCACCTGGCAGAAACAAATGCAAGACTTTCACAATCCAAGCCGAAAAATGCTTCCCACTGAAGAGATGCTTACTACAAATAGCTTCACAGGAGGAAGTGCTCCAAATAAACACTCATCAGGAAgactgatggtgggaatggggTAGAAATGAGGAAGAGACCCAAACACACTTGACCAAACAAACagcaggaaaggagaagaaaaagaacagtaaacCTATCAAccataaagcaaaaaataatgtGGGCTGAAATAAATCCaaacaaacataaatatattaaattcacTGTTTGAGACAGATTCtctaattaaatttttgtttttaattcaaagaGGTTTCCTTGGAAAGGAAAAACTAGGAAGGCTGAACCCAAAGATAGAGATCTCTTCATTAGCAATTAGAGAATATACAGTCTTTTCAAGCAGATGTGAACAGCTACCAAACTGCCCACATATTAACCCACAACACAAGTCagcaaaaattttatataaaacgtGCTATATTAGCACAATGAAGAAATTATAATAAACATTCAAAAGGTTTAGAACcgaattacaatgaaaacactctgTAGCAAAAAGTTGAAACAATACACTGGTACTTAGAGAAATATTGACACCCTAGATTGCAGTCAGAGAGAAAAACACTTTCCCCTACCCTCTTAGGTTCAGCAACTGAGGGCCTGTGAATTTAACCAACAAAAGTCAGATTAACAGGAGAACAGCATACacgttattaatatttttaatttttagcacaCAGGGGTTTTgcagaaaagaagtgaaaacccAAGAAGCAGTTAGACACATGGTTTATACAGCATTTTAACAAAGGGTGATAAATTGTGGAGACATGACTGGGAAATATATGGGGAATCTGGTGATAAGAGTTGCTCCCCTCATGGGGGAGAGGGAATTTATGCCCTAATTTTAggcagaaagggggagggagaaaaacTCTTTTTGCATCTGCTTTTTcctaattgccttcagctcaaaataatcaatatgccaaagtgcCATATTTGAGATGGCATCCTTTGATCCTCTTCAACTGCATGTGTTAGACAAAAGGGAAGAATGGAAATAAGTTAAGCATTCAATTCAAGAAGTGAGGGGAAAAATTAGAATAAacccaaaaggagaaaataatgagatgaaaataaacaatggagaaacagAAAGTGATTAAAATCTGATTTTTGAAGTTATAAAATAGGTATATCTCCAGCAAACCCgatcaataaaaaggaaagaatgataaagacacataacaacaacaacaacagcataaCAATATGTGGAATGAAAAAGGTGATGTAAGtacagatttttccctttaaaaaaaaatcacaaaaaaattagtataaacaactttatgctaataaatttagaaacagaaaaaactgacaaatatgcagaatgaaagagaggaaaaaattcctgggcttccctggtggcgcagtggttaagaatccgcctgccaatgcagaggacacaggttcgagccctggtctgggaagatcccacatgccgcggagcaactaagcccgtgcgccacaactactgagcctgcgcaagtagagcctgtgctccgcaacaagagaagccacgacaatgagaagcccgtgcaccacgatgaagagtagcccccgcttgccgcaactagagaaagccctcgcacagaaacgaagacccaacacagccataaattaattaattaattaattttaaaaaaaattcctaatttcaaaaatcaatataaaagaaaaaaaaaggtgatgaGACAGCTCGAGATTAAAAGAgattaaagagaaatgaaagcaaatgcACCGTGTGAATCTTGACTACATCCTGGTTCCAAGTTAAGAACTGCTATAAGAGACACTTGGGGAACAAGTGAGGAAGTGACTATGGATGATAGTTGATATTAcgaattaatattaattttctacGGTGTGGTAATAGAAGTTATGTAGGagaatgttcttatttttaaaatatgtgtgctCAAGTAAGGGATGAAGTATCAACATCTGCAATTTACCCTCAAATCATtataaaacacacatgcacagacataCATAAACATAAAGCAATTATGGCAAATTGCAAACAACTGTTGAATCTAGGTGATCACAAGTGTTCACTTTCTTCCGGTTTTTGAGGAACAACAAGGAACAGTGTAGTTGGAACAGAAGTATCAGGGAGAGAGAGTGGTGGGGAACCCTGCTTTTCCCAGAATCCTCCAGCGGCTTCCATCTCACACCGAAAAAGCCAAATTCTTGCCATGAGAATGGTAATGGTGAAAAGAGCGAGAAAGGTCAGGGTCTAGATAGATTTTTCAGGTGCAGCCAATTGGTTCTGCTGACAGATGGCACGCATGGGATATTTAACAAAAAGGAGTCAGTGGTGACTAGGTCTTTTGCTTGAGCAACAACTGGAAAAGGATGGAATGTCTAAATGAAAAGGGGAGAGTGCCGAAAGAGCAGGTTTGAGGAGACCAGGACTTCAGGCTGTGGCATAAGCAGTTTGAAATATCTATGAGACATTCATATTCATGTCCAGCGGCCAGCTGGATAACAACACACAAGTTCAGGGCAGGGGTCCAAGCTGAGCATATGCATTTGGGAGTGATCAGCGTACACAGTCGAACCTCACTATTTGCAGATTCTGTATTCATGAATTTGCCTACTTGCTAAATTTATTCGTAACTCCAAAATCAATTCTTGCCGGGCTTTTGCATCATCCACAGATCTGTGTAGAGCCACAAAAAATCTGAGTCACTGAGATGCACGTTCCCAGTCAAGGTCAAACAAGGCTGTGCTCTGTCTTCCTGTTTCAGCTCTCATgctgtaaacaagtgtccttctcatggtctatttagtgccacaCCTTTGgtaattttgtgctttttgttggtgatttcattGGCAGCGCTGAAGTGCCATCTAGTGATctaagtgcaagaaggctgtgatgtgccttatggagaaaatacgTGTTAGACAAGCTTTGTTCAGGTGTGAGTCACACTGCTGTTGGCCATGagtcaatgttaatgaatcaacaatatatagtaaatataCATTGTGTTTCTTCATacagaaacacaaacaaaacaaggTTAAGTATTGATGAGTTGATGGCAACGTGACCAGAAGCTCGCAGGAACTGACCGCATTTCCCTGTGGTCCACTAGCAGTTAGTTCAGCGTTCACAGCAACTTTACCGAACATAACTtctgtgaataatgagaatcaGCTGAACACAGTATTTACAACCTTGAGAGTGAATCACATCATTCAGGGAATAACAATAAAGAAGAATGCAGAAGATGGAGCCCTGGGGTCCTTCAGTACTTAAGACTTCCTTTGGGGAGGTAAAAAGTGACTAGTGACTGTGTCTGAGAAGGATGGGCCAGTGAGAGAGGAGGAAACCCCAGGTGTGGTGTCCAGGAGCCAAGCCAAGGAAGGGCTTCAAGAACGGGAGAGTGTAAGcgtaatggaatcactttgctgtacacctgaaactaacacaacattgtaaatccactatacttttaaaataaaagaaaaaagaaaaaacgtgtATgcaccaaaaataattaatttttatgaaaaagaaagggagagtgtAGACCGTGCAACATTCTGCAGGACGACCCGAGGGTGCAGACAGGGTTGCCCACCACGCTCTGCACGGTGGAAGTCAGGCTGAGGGCGTCCAGAACAGGTTTGCAGGAGCGGGGAGGGCGGGACTGCCGGGGGCTGAGACAGAAGAGAGACGGGGAGACAGGAAATACAGACAGCTCTCTCTAGACTGTTGCCAGCCCTAAAAAAGAGAGTGAGCAAAAGATGGAGGGAAGATGTGGAAacaagtcttctttt includes:
- the CMBL gene encoding carboxymethylenebutenolidase homolog yields the protein MANEARPCPCDIGHRIEYGGLGHEVQVEHIKAYLTKSPVDAGKAVIVIQDIFGWQLPNTRYMADMIAGNGYTTIVPDFFVGQEPWHPSGDWSTFPEWLKTRDARRIDKEVDAVLKYLKQRCHAKKIGVVGFCWGGVAVHHVMMKYPEFRAGVSVYGIIKDSEDVYNLKNPTLFIFAENDAVIPLEQVSLLTQKLKENCKVEYQIKTFSGQTHGFVHRKREDCSPEDKPYIDEARRSLLEWLNKYV